The Rhododendron vialii isolate Sample 1 chromosome 8a, ASM3025357v1 genome has a window encoding:
- the LOC131299130 gene encoding amino acid transporter AVT6A-like, protein MTIGSLKPTKEKKSRKSKQVVDEKVPLLPTKQEEDTGFDEFDGASFTGAVFNLSTTIVGAGIMALPATMKVLGLVLGIAMIIFMAFLTEASIEMLLRFSRVGKSSSYGGVMGDAFGKFGRMALQICVLVNNVGVLIVYMIIIGDVLSGTTSSGIHHAGVLEGWFGVYWWNSRTFVLLVTTLAVFAPLACLKRIDSLKFTSALSVALAVVFLVITVGITVMKLINGSISMPRLLPDVTNVTSFLDLFTVVPVLVTAYICHYNVHSIDNELEDNTKIKAVVQSSLALCSSVYVMTSLFGFLLFGDATLDDVLANFDADLGIPYGSLLNDVVRVSYAAHLMLVFPIVFYPLRLNMDGLLFPHARPLASDNLRFALISCGLIGLIFLGANFIPSIWDAFQFTGATAAVCIGFIFPAAITLRDRHNIATKKDKILCIVMIVLAVFSNVVAIYSDAYALFKKNTSPSE, encoded by the exons ATGACGATTGGAAGCCTTAAGCCGACGAAAGAGAAGAAATCGCGAAAGAGCAAACAAGTTGTCGATGAGAAAGTGCCTCTGTTGCCCACAAAGCAAGAGGAAGATACTGGATTTGACGAGTTTGATGGGGCTTCCTTTACCGGGGCAGTGTTTAATTTGTCTACTACCATTGTGGGTGCCGGAATCATGGCCTTGCCCGCGACTATGAAAGTTTTGGGTCTCGTTCTTGGGATTGCTATGATCATCTTTATGGCTTTCCTCACAGAAGCTTCGATTGAGATGTTGCTTAGATTCAGCAGGGTGGGGAAATCTTCTTCTTACGGAGGTGTTATGGGGGATGCCTTCGGAAAGTTTGGGAGGATGGCGCTGCAAATTTGTGTTCTTGTCAACAACGTTGGTGTGCTTATAGTGTACATGATTATTATAG GTGACGTGCTTTCTGGAACAACTTCAAGTGGAATTCACCATGCTGGTGTGTTAGAAGGGTGGTTTGGAGTGTATTGGTGGAATAGTCGTACCTTTGTACTTCTGGTCACGACCCTTGCCGTATTTGCTCCGTTGGCATGCTTAAAGCGTATAG ATTCGTTGAAATTTACATCTGCCTTATCAGTTGCCCTGGCGGTTGTGTTTCTTGTTATTACTGTTGGAATCACTGTTATGAAGTTGATAAATGGAAGCATTTCGATGCCTAGGTTACTTCCTGATGTTACCAATGTGACGTCATTCTTGGATCTCTTCACTGTAGTACCTGTTCTTGTCACGGCATATATTTGCCACTACAACG TTCACTCAATAGACAATGAACTTGAAGACAACACAAAGATAAAAGCGGTTGTGCAATCCTCTCTTGCTCTCTGCTCAAGTGTGTACGTAATGACAAGCCTGTTTGGGTTCCTACTCTTTGGTGACGCAACTCTTGACGATGTGCTGGCCAACTTTGATGCTGACCTAGGCATTCCATACGGTTCTCTGCTTAATGATGTTGTGCGTGTTAGCTATGCGGCCCACCTCATGCTTGTCTTTCCCATTGTTTTTTATCCGTTACGGTTAAACATGGATGGCCTCTTGTTTCCACACGCAAGGCCTCTGGCATCTGACAACTTGAGGTTTGCGTTGATTAGCTGTGGACTAATTGGTCTCATCTTTTTGGGTGCGAACTTCATTCCCAGCATTTGGGATGCTTTCCAATTCACTGGGGCAACTGCTGCAGTTTGCATTGGCTTCATATTTCCTGCTGCCATTACTCTCag GGATCGGCACAACATTGCAACAAAGAAGGACAAGATCTTATGCATCGTCATGATTGTCCTTGCTGTGTTTTCAAACGTGGTGGCTATATACAGTGATGCCTATGCCTTGTTCAAGAAAAACACTTCACCTAGTGAATGA